From one Streptomyces mobaraensis genomic stretch:
- a CDS encoding GntR family transcriptional regulator — protein sequence MSPPVVHSLREQIREHILEGIVSGRWQPGERIVERRIASELLVSQTPVREALRELESLRLIESSPNKGVRVRELTAADLKESYPVRAGLEQVAAELAAEALAEDASALDREVEPLYEADRRGDREAQVRHTVAFHREIVLASGNSVLLHTWESLGIEVWTTLSIRWLSPRPTAHAEDHAELVAAFRRRDPRIGELLRTHVLGCAPQI from the coding sequence ATGTCACCACCCGTCGTCCACTCTTTGCGCGAGCAGATCCGCGAACACATCCTGGAGGGGATCGTCAGCGGCCGGTGGCAGCCGGGCGAGCGCATCGTCGAGCGGCGGATCGCCTCGGAGCTGCTGGTCAGCCAGACGCCGGTGCGCGAGGCGCTGCGCGAGCTGGAGTCGCTGCGGCTGATCGAGTCGTCCCCGAACAAGGGCGTCCGGGTCCGCGAGCTCACCGCCGCCGACCTCAAGGAGAGCTATCCGGTCCGCGCGGGCCTGGAGCAGGTCGCCGCCGAGCTGGCGGCCGAGGCGCTGGCCGAGGACGCGTCGGCGCTCGACCGGGAGGTCGAGCCGCTGTACGAGGCGGACCGGCGGGGTGACCGCGAGGCCCAGGTGCGGCACACGGTGGCCTTCCACCGCGAGATCGTGCTGGCCTCCGGCAACTCCGTGCTCCTGCACACCTGGGAGTCGCTGGGCATCGAGGTGTGGACGACGCTCTCGATCCGCTGGCTGAGCCCGCGCCCGACGGCGCACGCCGAGGACCACGCGGAGCTGGTGGCGGCGTTCCGCAGGCGGGACCCGCGGATCGGGGAGCTGCTGCGGACCCATGTACTGGGTTGCGCCCCGCAAATCTGA